The Aminithiophilus ramosus genome contains a region encoding:
- a CDS encoding FHA domain-containing protein — protein MAWVRCDKGHYYDDERHSLCPYCGVQDLAGQVTALHDEDRSEIAEDKTVRLDDGGLRALGGTGEGETVAYVRAKTGMDPVTGWLVCIEGPDRGRDFRLRSEKNSIGRLATNDVSLADETVSRENHGFVVFDPRKASFSVRAGEGRGLVYKNGEEVPFSESLKAYDVIELGQTKLLFVPLCGEAFRW, from the coding sequence ATGGCATGGGTTCGCTGCGATAAAGGGCATTACTACGATGATGAACGCCACAGTCTATGCCCCTACTGTGGCGTTCAGGATCTGGCCGGGCAGGTGACGGCTCTGCACGACGAGGATCGCTCCGAGATCGCCGAGGATAAGACCGTCCGCCTTGACGACGGAGGGCTTCGGGCACTGGGCGGAACCGGCGAGGGCGAGACGGTGGCCTACGTCAGGGCCAAGACGGGAATGGATCCCGTGACGGGATGGCTTGTCTGCATCGAGGGACCTGACAGAGGGCGGGATTTCCGTCTCCGAAGCGAGAAAAACAGCATCGGCCGCCTGGCGACCAACGACGTTTCCCTGGCAGATGAGACCGTTTCCAGGGAGAATCACGGCTTCGTCGTCTTCGACCCGCGAAAAGCCTCCTTCAGCGTTCGGGCCGGCGAGGGACGGGGACTGGTCTACAAGAACGGGGAGGAAGTCCCCTTCTCGGAATCCCTCAAGGCCTACGACGTCATCGAACTGGGACAGACGAAGCTCCTTTTCGTGCCCCTCTGCGGGGAGGCCTTCCGATGGTAG
- a CDS encoding FHA domain-containing protein, with protein sequence MVGDRFSPVSRLLAAAVVVLSVLAGAARAEPTRLVLEQAHRQGGELVVVADIRDGADNALAEIASEGVSATLNGHPLSLNAVGRFDSVGERATYLFLVDISKSLKKDQFDALRKGLADWISAMDDDDRFGLIAFGESVQVLTELGSDRKGFLAALPTLTPTDNWTQLNLALLRGLEIGRRLDEDLPPRRMLVVISDGIEDSLGGASREELLLRFKEASIPVYALGYTALPLTDKKKEGLTHLGEMARSSGGDIVVVEGAKDFAQGYRKLRERIERSWVARFALKDVSFGEKARLELFLRSGTRLLSDATDLRLASVSALPSEVPPASPASEASAAASSEPAKRSSAFLLVIAGGLLLVVAFVLRRRRVTSVASKGEGERGDKPQVLTSRGRRLRLTVVRGAQPSRVFDLDVDEPVVVGRSPSRAGLVLEGDLGISGAHLKIFDRDGVLYVEDLHSTNGTFLNGVALDGAYRLKDGDLLLMGGTELRVFLPEKS encoded by the coding sequence ATGGTAGGCGATCGCTTCTCGCCTGTTTCGCGTCTCCTGGCGGCGGCTGTCGTCGTCCTGTCCGTCCTGGCCGGAGCGGCCCGGGCCGAGCCGACCCGTCTCGTCCTGGAGCAGGCCCATCGTCAGGGCGGGGAGCTCGTCGTCGTCGCCGACATCCGTGACGGAGCCGATAACGCCCTGGCCGAGATCGCCTCGGAGGGTGTCAGCGCCACCTTGAACGGCCATCCTCTCTCCTTGAACGCCGTCGGTCGTTTCGATTCCGTCGGCGAGAGGGCCACCTATCTTTTCCTCGTCGACATCTCCAAATCCCTCAAAAAGGATCAGTTCGACGCCCTCCGCAAGGGGCTCGCCGACTGGATTTCCGCCATGGACGACGACGATCGCTTCGGCCTCATCGCCTTCGGCGAATCGGTCCAGGTCCTGACGGAGCTGGGCTCGGACAGAAAGGGTTTTCTCGCGGCCCTGCCGACGCTGACGCCGACGGACAATTGGACGCAGCTCAACCTGGCCCTTTTGCGGGGCCTCGAGATCGGCCGCCGCCTCGACGAGGACTTGCCGCCGCGGCGGATGCTCGTCGTCATTTCCGACGGCATCGAGGATTCTCTCGGAGGTGCCTCAAGAGAGGAGCTTCTCCTCCGTTTCAAAGAGGCCTCCATTCCCGTCTACGCCTTGGGATACACGGCCCTTCCCCTCACGGACAAGAAGAAGGAGGGGCTGACCCACCTCGGGGAAATGGCCCGTTCCTCCGGCGGCGATATCGTCGTCGTCGAAGGGGCCAAGGATTTCGCCCAGGGTTACCGAAAGCTCCGGGAGCGCATCGAACGGAGTTGGGTCGCCCGGTTTGCCCTCAAGGACGTCTCCTTCGGTGAGAAGGCCCGCCTTGAACTCTTTCTCCGGAGCGGAACGCGTCTTCTCAGCGACGCCACGGACCTTCGGCTTGCCTCCGTCTCCGCTCTTCCCTCGGAGGTCCCCCCCGCCTCTCCTGCCTCGGAGGCCTCTGCCGCGGCTTCTTCGGAACCGGCGAAGCGATCCTCGGCCTTCCTCCTCGTCATCGCCGGAGGCCTTCTCCTGGTCGTCGCCTTTGTCTTGAGGCGTCGTCGCGTCACCTCGGTCGCGTCGAAAGGGGAGGGGGAGAGGGGCGACAAACCGCAGGTCCTCACTTCGAGGGGCCGTCGTCTGAGGCTGACGGTGGTCCGGGGAGCCCAGCCCTCGCGGGTCTTCGATCTCGACGTCGACGAGCCCGTCGTCGTCGGCCGCTCCCCGAGCCGTGCGGGACTGGTTCTCGAGGGCGACCTGGGCATTTCGGGAGCCCATCTGAAGATCTTCGATCGCGACGGCGTCCTGTACGTCGAGGACCTTCACTCGACGAACGGAACCTTCCTCAACGGGGTGGCCCTTGACGGGGCCTATCGTCTCAAGGACGGAGATCTGCTCCTGATGGGCGGCACGGAACTTCGCGTCTTTCTTCCGGAAAAAAGCTGA